One [Clostridium] saccharolyticum WM1 DNA segment encodes these proteins:
- a CDS encoding ABC transporter permease, whose translation MKTFKTLLKIEGKLSVRGMDMFIFAICMPVVAVIILGGVFGDKPAFDGADYTFLEQSFGAVSAIAICAGGVMGLPLVISDYRSRKILKRFKVTPAAPALILVVQVVIYALYSIASLILVYTTGMIFFGYQFKGSWLQFLGAYILVMLSMFSIGLLVGGIAPNTKIAGAAASLLYFPMLIFSGATLPYEVMPAAFQKAADILPLTQGIKLLKAASLGLPLGEVFLPVIIMLVIGAVCITISLRFFRWE comes from the coding sequence ATGAAAACATTTAAAACATTACTTAAAATTGAAGGAAAGCTGTCTGTTCGCGGGATGGATATGTTTATTTTTGCCATCTGCATGCCTGTTGTGGCTGTAATTATATTAGGAGGAGTTTTTGGTGACAAGCCGGCTTTTGACGGCGCTGATTATACATTTCTGGAGCAGTCCTTTGGTGCCGTATCTGCCATTGCCATTTGTGCAGGCGGTGTCATGGGCCTTCCTCTGGTTATTTCTGATTACCGAAGCAGAAAGATATTGAAACGGTTTAAGGTAACACCTGCTGCTCCCGCCCTTATCCTGGTGGTACAAGTGGTTATTTATGCTCTTTATTCCATTGCTTCCCTTATCCTGGTATACACAACAGGGATGATATTTTTCGGATATCAGTTTAAAGGCTCATGGCTTCAGTTCCTGGGAGCATACATTCTTGTCATGCTGTCCATGTTCAGCATTGGGCTTTTGGTGGGGGGAATTGCTCCCAACACGAAAATAGCCGGTGCCGCTGCCAGTCTGCTATACTTTCCAATGCTGATTTTTTCAGGTGCAACTCTTCCTTACGAGGTGATGCCTGCTGCATTTCAGAAAGCAGCGGATATACTGCCTCTGACACAGGGAATTAAACTTCTAAAAGCTGCTTCCCTGGGGCTGCCTCTTGGGGAGGTTTTCCTGCCGGTTATAATAATGCTTGTTATTGGAGCGGTATGCATCACCATTTCCCTCCGATTCTTTCGGTGGGAATGA
- a CDS encoding response regulator transcription factor — protein MLKVLIADDEEKICQLIEKLIDWQALDMKLCGVANNGIEALEKIEALSPDVVITDIRMPGYDGLDLVKKTRELNVGVEFVIISGYRHFEYAQTAIKYGVSDYLLKPIKKQELTETLEKLRERYYEKNEQLTFEERVRLARKSDAERLRTTWFSGVLYRDRSEQDCFVLEEINKQYYYQLKPGCFQIVCVKFDGMSMPDEKNLEFLTEKTTQIADQMLKGQVYDWELYVENSHIYLFLNYGEESRKLIRRQCKNILNELAVLESILEGLRVTIGFGTPVWEVTQLRASLKSARHLVEQRLVAGNGKLLEGELRSSFHLASSRWFTQFNQNMNTALESLDRQQVGDCLLKLKEGLLEQPDMTGHEILQMCREVCNLYLFFMKNHKIPIEQNFMERFNQGVEFCSSAREVLRYLIKEISVSYDKAVAGKMQENNRPIRMAKKYIRDHFKEAITLETVSEVAGFNPTYFSSLFKKETGKNFLEFLSEVRMEQAKSLLKETNLSVASICGEVGYSDVKYFTKNFTKYSGLKPNEYRKLYS, from the coding sequence ATGTTAAAAGTATTAATAGCAGACGATGAAGAAAAAATCTGCCAGCTGATCGAGAAGCTGATCGACTGGCAGGCACTTGATATGAAACTATGCGGTGTGGCCAATAATGGGATCGAGGCACTTGAAAAAATCGAAGCTCTTTCTCCGGATGTGGTGATAACGGATATCCGGATGCCAGGGTACGACGGCCTGGACCTGGTGAAGAAGACCAGGGAACTGAATGTAGGTGTGGAATTCGTAATCATCAGCGGATACCGTCATTTTGAATATGCACAGACGGCAATCAAGTATGGCGTCAGCGATTATTTGCTGAAACCAATTAAAAAGCAGGAGCTGACTGAAACTCTTGAAAAATTAAGAGAGAGGTACTATGAAAAAAATGAACAGCTGACCTTTGAAGAACGGGTCAGGCTTGCAAGAAAAAGTGACGCGGAACGGCTGCGGACCACCTGGTTTTCCGGTGTTCTTTACAGGGACAGGAGCGAACAGGATTGTTTCGTCCTGGAAGAGATCAACAAGCAGTATTATTATCAGTTAAAGCCAGGGTGCTTCCAGATTGTCTGTGTGAAATTTGACGGAATGTCCATGCCAGATGAGAAAAACCTGGAATTTCTGACAGAGAAGACAACTCAGATTGCGGATCAGATGCTGAAAGGCCAGGTATATGACTGGGAATTATATGTGGAAAACAGTCATATTTATTTATTCCTGAACTATGGAGAGGAAAGCAGGAAGCTCATCCGCAGACAATGTAAAAATATATTAAATGAGCTTGCGGTGCTGGAATCCATTCTGGAAGGGCTTCGGGTGACCATAGGCTTTGGTACGCCCGTATGGGAAGTGACCCAGCTAAGGGCTTCCCTCAAATCAGCCAGACATCTGGTGGAACAGCGGCTGGTTGCAGGAAACGGCAAGCTTTTGGAGGGAGAGCTGCGCAGCTCTTTCCATCTGGCATCAAGCCGGTGGTTCACCCAGTTTAACCAGAATATGAATACGGCCCTGGAAAGCCTGGACCGGCAGCAGGTAGGAGACTGTCTTTTGAAGCTGAAGGAAGGGCTATTGGAGCAGCCGGATATGACAGGGCATGAAATTTTGCAGATGTGCCGGGAGGTATGCAACCTTTACCTGTTTTTCATGAAAAATCATAAGATCCCCATTGAGCAGAATTTTATGGAACGGTTTAATCAGGGGGTAGAATTTTGTTCCTCTGCCAGAGAAGTTCTGCGATACCTTATTAAGGAGATCTCCGTTTCCTATGATAAGGCCGTAGCCGGAAAGATGCAGGAAAATAACCGTCCGATCCGTATGGCAAAAAAATACATCAGAGATCATTTCAAGGAGGCCATCACCTTAGAGACGGTCAGCGAAGTGGCCGGATTCAATCCCACCTATTTCAGCTCCTTATTTAAAAAGGAGACAGGAAAGAACTTTCTGGAGTTTTTATCTGAGGTGCGTATGGAGCAGGCCAAAAGCCTGTTAAAGGAAACGAATCTAAGCGTTGCTTCCATATGCGGAGAAGTTGGATACAGCGATGTTAAATATTTTACAAAAAACTTTACAAAATATTCCGGATTAAAGCCTAATGAATACCGGAAGCTTTATTCCTGA
- a CDS encoding sensor histidine kinase has product MKEKLRFLSARVILLLSGLFLGFLLLLGYAFYLTMGRPEQMWLLLAASVLIALFIYCGYYGIYKPMEETKRVERQFASGSVLNDIFKIRYPYDPESEQVNQRFFEMLGTRELINVSKKQAEYLALQNQINPHFLYNTLEGIRSEALTLGVDSIAEMTEALATFFRYTISNVDHLVNLEDELANIENYYYIQQFRFGKKLQLSIQYAFSEELDEMEILQYRLPKLTLQPVVENSIYHGIERKIGEGHLIIKISVTDTRLIIKVSDDGLGMEADRVTKLNEKLKSLSLDDVNPDIDRKGGIAIQNVNNRIKLLFGEEYGIYVYSQVEAGTDVEISLPLVKD; this is encoded by the coding sequence ATGAAGGAAAAGTTACGGTTTCTGTCTGCCAGAGTGATTCTTCTCTTGTCAGGCCTTTTTCTTGGTTTCCTGCTTTTACTTGGATATGCCTTTTATTTAACCATGGGGCGCCCGGAACAAATGTGGCTTTTACTTGCCGCCTCAGTTCTGATCGCGCTGTTCATTTATTGCGGGTATTACGGGATCTATAAGCCTATGGAGGAGACAAAAAGGGTGGAGCGGCAGTTTGCCTCCGGCAGCGTTTTAAATGATATATTTAAAATACGTTATCCCTATGACCCGGAATCAGAACAGGTAAATCAAAGGTTTTTTGAGATGCTGGGAACCAGGGAGCTGATTAATGTATCAAAGAAACAGGCGGAATATCTGGCTCTTCAAAACCAGATCAATCCCCACTTCCTATACAACACCCTGGAGGGAATACGGAGTGAGGCACTGACCCTGGGAGTTGACAGCATAGCAGAGATGACCGAGGCCCTTGCTACCTTTTTCCGCTATACCATTTCCAATGTTGACCATTTGGTGAACTTAGAGGATGAGCTTGCAAATATTGAGAACTATTATTACATCCAACAATTCCGCTTCGGAAAAAAATTACAGTTAAGCATCCAGTATGCTTTTTCCGAGGAACTGGATGAAATGGAGATCCTGCAATACCGCCTGCCCAAGCTGACCCTTCAGCCGGTGGTTGAAAACTCCATCTATCATGGCATAGAGCGGAAAATAGGAGAAGGGCATCTGATCATAAAGATCTCGGTGACGGATACCAGGCTGATCATCAAGGTGTCTGATGACGGGCTTGGCATGGAGGCGGACAGGGTGACAAAGCTGAATGAAAAGCTGAAAAGCCTGTCCTTAGATGACGTTAACCCTGATATAGACCGGAAAGGCGGCATTGCAATCCAGAATGTCAACAACAGGATCAAGCTGCTTTTTGGAGAAGAATATGGTATTTATGTCTACAGCCAGGTAGAGGCGGGGACTGATGTGGAAATATCCCTTCCCCTGGTAAAGGACTGA
- a CDS encoding ATP-binding cassette domain-containing protein: MRKEILRLNHVTLEENGERYLDNLDFYILQGEIMGFIISDAKGCNQLIRLICHNIPISFGGVYYEGNRVNHYSHPDFTDNRVYVIEERGRLIDSLTISDNLFVMRKGFKKYIINRRVLDHQVELLMGALGLSIDPKRRVSSLNSFERCVTELLKAILTGCRFIILDRVSNFLSQMELKQFQDIIRKQAGRGIAFLYMGNHHQEVFQIADRAALFHHGTIWKVFEKEEMVETALQPYTISFDLSGSRIREPMEEAVLKLEGVHLSGKELVSFSLKRGECLMILDTDNQTWEPLVEVLSGCRGISGGRIFLGDRIFAGEEPKDFFSEGVAVIPDDPSETFLFQDMSYMENLTFLLDRKVRLGNIKRSHLRSVNQEYRKKAGPCIDAAKIDHLSLREKYGLAYYRIHLLHPKVVVCVQPLAKGDMYLRRYVLDLIQELKNSGISVLILTSNLADNMDVSDRMIILQDGKAAAEYGKEEFYKVGW, translated from the coding sequence ATGAGAAAGGAAATACTCCGGCTGAATCATGTTACCCTGGAAGAAAACGGGGAGCGTTATCTGGATAATCTGGATTTTTATATTCTCCAGGGAGAGATTATGGGCTTCATTATATCCGATGCAAAGGGCTGTAACCAACTGATCCGTCTCATCTGCCATAATATTCCCATAAGCTTTGGCGGAGTTTATTATGAAGGGAACCGGGTAAATCATTATTCTCATCCGGATTTCACGGACAACCGGGTCTATGTCATCGAGGAGAGGGGAAGGCTCATAGATAGCCTGACCATATCGGATAACTTATTTGTCATGCGGAAGGGATTTAAAAAGTACATCATCAACCGCAGGGTGCTGGATCATCAGGTGGAGCTTTTAATGGGGGCCCTTGGACTGTCCATTGATCCCAAGCGCAGGGTTTCTTCCTTAAATTCCTTTGAACGGTGTGTGACGGAGCTGTTAAAGGCGATTTTAACAGGGTGCCGGTTTATTATCCTGGACAGGGTAAGCAATTTTCTAAGCCAAATGGAGTTAAAGCAGTTTCAGGACATCATTCGCAAGCAGGCCGGGCGGGGGATCGCATTTCTATATATGGGAAACCACCATCAGGAGGTGTTTCAAATTGCGGACCGGGCGGCTCTGTTTCATCATGGGACCATATGGAAGGTTTTCGAAAAAGAGGAGATGGTGGAAACGGCCCTTCAGCCTTATACCATATCCTTTGATTTATCCGGCAGCAGGATCCGGGAACCGATGGAGGAGGCTGTTCTAAAGCTGGAGGGAGTGCATTTGAGTGGGAAAGAGCTGGTTAGTTTTTCTCTGAAAAGAGGGGAATGTCTGATGATACTGGATACGGATAACCAGACCTGGGAGCCTTTGGTGGAAGTTCTTTCCGGATGCAGGGGGATCAGCGGAGGAAGAATCTTTCTGGGAGATAGGATTTTTGCCGGAGAGGAGCCTAAGGACTTTTTTTCGGAAGGGGTAGCCGTTATCCCGGATGATCCATCAGAAACCTTCTTGTTTCAGGACATGAGTTATATGGAAAACCTGACCTTTCTTCTGGACCGGAAGGTGCGGCTTGGCAATATAAAGCGCAGCCATCTTCGCAGTGTGAATCAGGAATATAGAAAAAAGGCGGGACCCTGCATTGATGCGGCCAAGATCGATCATTTAAGCCTGCGGGAAAAATACGGACTGGCATATTACCGGATCCATCTGCTTCACCCGAAGGTCGTTGTATGTGTCCAGCCTCTGGCAAAGGGAGACATGTATTTAAGGCGTTATGTACTGGATCTGATCCAGGAACTGAAAAACAGCGGGATCTCGGTGCTTATTCTCACCAGCAACCTTGCAGATAACATGGATGTATCGGACCGTATGATAATCCTTCAGGATGGAAAGGCGGCTGCGGAATATGGGAAAGAGGAATTTTATAAAGTAGGCTGGTAA
- a CDS encoding sugar ABC transporter ATP-binding protein, translating to MQETIVRMQNITKTFPGVKALDDVSFSLKSGEVMALLGENGAGKSTLVKILSGVYPRDGGTVEVFGSEIREMTTQKAKELGIAIIHQELNMCQHLTVAENIFLGRERTKGMVLSEKEMNKAAAEILGRMNIELDPEELVGNLAVSKQQMVEIAKALSMNARVLIMDEPTSALTSKEINDLFTIIRKLKQEGCGIVYISHRLEELKHIVDRVTIMRDGKFITSMDFDQNRMDEIISHMVGREIKQKFPRVSCPKGKKILEVRNLNAGHLVRDISLELHEGEIVGIAGLMGAGRTETTRAIFGADPKESGQIFLDGKEVAIHKVEDSIKAGIVLAPEDRKKDGLCTKLSIRDNIALPNLDMLCGTLGIVNRKKEREMTDKAVDSLKIKLPNAEVNAGSLSGGNQQKVVVGKWLARNSRVVIFDEPTRGIDVAAKVEIYHLMNELKQKGIGVLFVSSEMPEVLGISDRIIVMCDGKITGEMMTAEATQDLILKYATQFESKIS from the coding sequence ATGCAGGAAACTATTGTGCGGATGCAGAATATTACAAAGACATTCCCTGGTGTCAAGGCGCTTGATGATGTTTCCTTTTCTCTGAAATCAGGAGAAGTTATGGCATTGTTAGGTGAAAACGGTGCGGGAAAGTCAACGCTGGTGAAAATATTAAGCGGTGTCTATCCAAGGGATGGGGGGACCGTAGAGGTATTCGGCTCTGAAATACGGGAAATGACCACACAGAAGGCTAAGGAACTGGGAATAGCGATCATCCATCAGGAACTGAACATGTGCCAGCATTTGACTGTGGCGGAAAATATTTTCCTGGGACGGGAACGGACAAAGGGAATGGTCCTTTCTGAAAAAGAGATGAACAAGGCGGCGGCTGAAATTCTTGGCCGCATGAATATTGAACTGGATCCTGAGGAACTGGTAGGAAACCTGGCGGTATCCAAGCAGCAGATGGTGGAAATTGCCAAGGCTCTTTCCATGAATGCCAGGGTACTGATTATGGATGAGCCTACTTCGGCCTTGACATCAAAGGAAATCAACGATTTGTTCACCATCATCAGAAAGCTGAAACAGGAAGGCTGCGGAATTGTATACATATCTCACCGTCTGGAAGAGCTGAAGCATATTGTAGACAGGGTCACCATTATGAGAGACGGAAAATTCATCACATCCATGGATTTCGATCAGAACCGGATGGATGAGATTATCTCTCATATGGTAGGGCGGGAAATCAAACAGAAATTCCCACGGGTCTCCTGCCCAAAAGGGAAAAAGATCCTGGAGGTCCGTAATCTTAATGCCGGGCATCTGGTCCGTGATATCAGTCTTGAGCTTCACGAAGGAGAGATTGTGGGCATAGCAGGGCTAATGGGCGCGGGAAGGACAGAGACTACCAGAGCTATATTTGGTGCAGATCCAAAGGAATCAGGTCAGATTTTCCTGGATGGGAAGGAAGTTGCCATTCATAAGGTGGAAGATTCCATAAAGGCAGGCATTGTGCTGGCCCCTGAGGACAGAAAAAAGGATGGTCTTTGCACGAAGCTCAGCATACGGGATAACATTGCACTTCCCAACCTGGATATGCTGTGCGGAACGCTTGGAATTGTTAACAGGAAGAAAGAAAGGGAAATGACAGATAAGGCAGTGGATTCCTTAAAAATCAAGCTGCCGAACGCAGAGGTAAATGCCGGAAGCTTATCCGGCGGCAACCAGCAAAAGGTTGTGGTTGGAAAATGGCTGGCACGAAATTCACGGGTGGTAATATTCGATGAACCCACCAGAGGCATTGACGTGGCGGCAAAGGTAGAGATCTATCACCTGATGAACGAATTAAAGCAAAAAGGGATTGGGGTTTTGTTTGTTTCATCGGAAATGCCGGAAGTTCTAGGCATCAGTGACCGGATCATTGTCATGTGTGACGGGAAGATTACAGGAGAAATGATGACGGCTGAGGCAACCCAGGACCTGATCCTGAAATATGCGACTCAGTTTGAAAGTAAGATCAGTTAA
- a CDS encoding ABC transporter permease gives MNSKRQSWYKRLFAVRGMGQVVTVGLGLIVMCIVFGIINPTFFSGKNVANLLRQIAPILLIGIGQSYVLITGNIDLSIGSVVGMSCMISATMMTKGMNPWAAVLLTLLCCLIVGIVNGLLVAKCKLPPFIATLGTMTIARGIAQIVNNNYNTDAIGDAAKGFRNFFYYGKIAGVYNTVIISIVLWLVFNFLLSKTRTGRHIYAIGSNIEASKLSGVNIVATTTKAYLVSAFCSCIVGLVICATSGMGTMDAGNAYEMYAVAASVIGGVSTLGGQGILIGTVIGASIWGVLQNGLQFAGAPVAIRNIVIGAIVVISVLIDVIVRSGKLGKKSKLEP, from the coding sequence ATGAATAGTAAAAGACAGAGTTGGTATAAAAGGCTGTTTGCCGTTCGCGGGATGGGGCAGGTAGTCACTGTAGGTTTAGGACTTATCGTCATGTGCATTGTTTTCGGCATCATAAACCCTACATTCTTTTCCGGGAAAAATGTTGCGAACCTTTTACGCCAGATTGCGCCGATTCTGTTAATCGGCATCGGCCAGTCCTATGTATTGATCACCGGCAACATTGACTTGTCTATCGGTTCTGTGGTAGGCATGAGCTGTATGATATCTGCGACAATGATGACAAAGGGCATGAATCCATGGGCAGCAGTGCTTCTCACCTTGCTGTGCTGTCTGATCGTAGGTATCGTCAACGGCCTTCTGGTAGCAAAGTGTAAGCTTCCGCCCTTTATTGCAACCTTAGGCACCATGACAATTGCCAGAGGCATTGCCCAGATCGTCAATAACAACTACAACACCGATGCTATCGGAGACGCAGCAAAGGGATTTCGGAATTTCTTTTATTATGGAAAGATCGCCGGGGTGTACAACACGGTAATCATATCCATTGTCTTATGGCTGGTATTTAATTTCTTATTAAGTAAGACCAGGACCGGACGGCACATTTACGCAATCGGCAGCAACATCGAGGCCTCCAAGCTGTCCGGAGTTAATATTGTGGCAACCACAACAAAGGCTTACTTAGTCAGTGCCTTCTGCTCCTGCATCGTAGGACTGGTAATCTGTGCGACAAGCGGTATGGGTACCATGGATGCTGGCAATGCCTATGAAATGTATGCTGTGGCGGCTTCTGTAATCGGAGGTGTGTCAACCCTGGGAGGACAAGGAATCCTCATCGGTACGGTGATCGGCGCTTCCATCTGGGGCGTACTGCAGAACGGGCTTCAGTTTGCAGGGGCTCCCGTTGCCATTCGGAATATTGTTATCGGAGCCATTGTGGTGATCTCCGTATTGATTGATGTAATTGTAAGAAGCGGAAAGCTAGGGAAGAAAAGCAAGTTAGAACCGTAA
- a CDS encoding ABC transporter substrate-binding protein, whose product MKRKVLAAVLSMGMIVSMCAGCSSGQKEAAATTGATTAAATEAATTTAGETKKEEASGGGAHKVYLITMDQMDQHWVNVDAGAQKAVKELGNVDYKWLAPDVKDDAKQIECINNAVAGGAEAILLAANGPDAVTASLQEAMDAGVKVVYVDSAASLPAIQTLATDNKAAGKTAGEEMIKALKAKGIESGKIGIVNVNAATASTVAREEGFRSAFEGSKFEILETQYGEGDAAKSKDIAANYITQGCVGIFGANEGSTVGTGNAIQEAGETVIGVGFDKSDMILQLIKDGYLLATMAQNPDVMGYEGVKTAVNALEGKDTGDKNVDTGVSVLTKETVK is encoded by the coding sequence ATGAAGCGAAAGGTATTGGCGGCTGTTCTTTCAATGGGAATGATTGTATCCATGTGTGCAGGCTGCAGCAGCGGGCAGAAGGAGGCGGCCGCTACGACAGGAGCAACCACTGCGGCTGCTACAGAGGCAGCGACTACTACAGCAGGGGAAACAAAGAAAGAGGAAGCTTCCGGGGGAGGCGCTCACAAGGTTTATTTAATCACCATGGATCAAATGGACCAGCACTGGGTAAACGTAGATGCTGGTGCCCAGAAAGCAGTGAAGGAGCTTGGGAATGTAGATTATAAGTGGCTGGCTCCTGATGTGAAAGATGATGCGAAGCAGATCGAATGCATTAATAATGCCGTAGCAGGAGGCGCTGAGGCTATTTTACTGGCAGCCAACGGTCCTGATGCAGTTACAGCATCCTTACAGGAAGCCATGGACGCAGGAGTTAAGGTGGTATACGTTGATTCCGCTGCTTCTCTGCCAGCCATCCAGACTCTTGCTACAGACAATAAGGCTGCAGGAAAAACTGCAGGAGAAGAAATGATCAAAGCCTTAAAGGCCAAAGGAATTGAATCAGGTAAGATCGGCATCGTCAATGTCAATGCTGCGACTGCATCCACAGTAGCCAGAGAAGAAGGCTTCCGTTCCGCATTTGAAGGATCTAAGTTTGAAATTCTGGAAACCCAGTACGGAGAAGGCGATGCTGCAAAATCTAAAGATATTGCGGCAAACTATATCACCCAGGGCTGTGTCGGTATCTTTGGAGCCAATGAAGGCTCTACCGTTGGAACCGGCAACGCAATCCAGGAAGCTGGCGAGACCGTTATCGGTGTTGGCTTTGATAAATCCGACATGATCCTTCAGCTGATCAAGGATGGCTATCTCCTGGCAACCATGGCTCAGAATCCTGATGTTATGGGATATGAGGGAGTGAAGACGGCGGTTAATGCTCTGGAAGGCAAGGATACAGGAGACAAGAACGTGGACACAGGAGTTTCCGTTCTTACAAAGGAAACCGTAAAGTAA
- a CDS encoding ROK family protein, which translates to MMHIIGFDIGGTKCAVLLCRLEGEHVIWYDRMETQTTPDWKAVLDALCSHADEMLKVYGVCRSDCCIGISCGGPLSRDRTVISSPPNLPGWDSVPVTAYLSEKLMMPARMLNDADACALAEWKYGAGKGSLHMIFLTFGTGLGAGLILNGRLYTGACGMAGEVGHVRLTEDGPVGYGKKGSLEGFCSGGGIRQMAIKKAEQMEREGEKASFQTGNKESVKAKDVVEAARAGHEDAAELLRESGAYFGKGLSILIDILNPEVIVAGSIYARSHEFLETAMWEEIRREALASSAAACRIVPALLGERIGDYGAVMAAVYE; encoded by the coding sequence ATCATGCATATCATAGGATTTGATATTGGAGGAACCAAGTGTGCGGTTCTGCTTTGCCGTTTGGAGGGGGAGCATGTTATATGGTATGACCGTATGGAAACACAGACAACACCAGACTGGAAAGCGGTTTTAGATGCCTTATGCAGCCATGCGGATGAAATGCTGAAGGTTTATGGAGTCTGCCGGTCAGACTGCTGTATCGGTATCTCCTGCGGAGGACCATTAAGCCGGGACAGAACGGTCATCAGTTCACCGCCAAACCTGCCGGGCTGGGATTCTGTTCCTGTAACAGCTTACCTGTCGGAAAAGCTTATGATGCCTGCCAGAATGTTAAATGATGCCGATGCCTGCGCCCTTGCTGAATGGAAGTATGGGGCCGGAAAGGGATCGCTTCATATGATATTTCTGACCTTTGGCACCGGACTTGGAGCAGGACTTATTCTGAACGGCCGTTTGTATACGGGGGCATGCGGCATGGCAGGAGAAGTGGGCCATGTCCGCCTGACAGAGGATGGACCGGTGGGATACGGAAAGAAAGGAAGTCTGGAGGGATTTTGCAGCGGCGGGGGAATCCGTCAGATGGCCATAAAAAAAGCGGAGCAGATGGAAAGAGAGGGGGAAAAAGCCTCCTTCCAGACGGGAAATAAGGAATCCGTAAAAGCAAAGGATGTGGTGGAGGCCGCCAGGGCAGGTCACGAGGATGCCGCAGAATTGCTAAGGGAGTCGGGAGCATATTTTGGGAAAGGACTGTCCATACTTATCGATATCCTGAATCCGGAGGTGATAGTGGCCGGAAGCATATATGCCAGAAGCCACGAATTTCTGGAAACAGCCATGTGGGAGGAGATCCGCAGGGAGGCTCTTGCCTCATCGGCGGCTGCGTGCAGGATTGTACCAGCCCTTCTTGGGGAGCGGATCGGAGACTATGGAGCTGTTATGGCTGCGGTCTATGAATAA
- a CDS encoding MATE family efflux transporter — protein METDMTRGNPLPIILKFTLPLLMGNIFQQLYNMVDTIIVGRFVGPDALAAVGSTGTIMFLVIGFSQGMSTGFTVLTSQRFGAGDENGAKRSVANGILLSFFVVVLMTVLSLFFMETLLRAMNTPENIFEDAYTYISIICMGIAANVFYNLFSSYLRSVGNSRIPLMFLMFSASLNVVLDLVFIINFKMGVAGAAWATNLSQGISAVLCISYIYKKVPVLTPKSHHWRLNETDTKRQLSVGIPMALQFGITASGTIIMQSAVNLFGSTAVAAYTAANKFQGMVLQGMVAMGQTMATYSGQNYGKGDIKRIRHGVRLVLGTGVVYSVLSSVIVCLILPYALRLFFSGNVDIGEMLPWAKTYIYLCAIFYIPLGMIFIFRNTMQGCGYGFLPMLGGVVELAARLVTAALSIRLLSFPLACACDPAAWTSAGLFTAISYIYIMKKVEKNREISSSV, from the coding sequence ATGGAAACCGATATGACAAGAGGGAATCCTCTTCCAATCATTTTAAAATTCACACTTCCGCTTCTCATGGGAAATATCTTTCAACAGCTTTATAATATGGTGGATACCATAATCGTAGGCCGCTTTGTAGGTCCGGATGCCCTTGCTGCCGTTGGTTCCACTGGCACGATTATGTTTCTGGTCATAGGATTTTCACAGGGAATGAGTACCGGGTTTACGGTCCTTACCAGTCAGCGGTTTGGAGCAGGGGATGAAAACGGCGCAAAACGCTCCGTAGCCAACGGGATCCTCCTTTCATTTTTCGTTGTTGTGCTCATGACAGTTCTAAGCCTTTTCTTCATGGAAACACTTTTAAGAGCGATGAACACACCTGAAAATATTTTCGAGGACGCCTATACTTATATTTCCATCATCTGTATGGGAATCGCTGCAAATGTGTTTTATAATTTGTTTTCTTCGTATCTCCGCTCCGTCGGAAACAGCCGGATTCCCCTGATGTTTCTTATGTTTTCCGCCAGCCTGAATGTTGTACTGGATCTTGTGTTTATTATTAATTTTAAAATGGGAGTGGCGGGAGCTGCATGGGCAACGAACCTGTCCCAGGGGATATCAGCAGTTCTTTGCATTTCCTATATCTATAAAAAGGTACCGGTCCTTACTCCAAAGAGTCATCACTGGAGACTGAATGAGACTGACACAAAGCGTCAGCTTTCTGTGGGGATTCCTATGGCTCTTCAGTTCGGGATTACGGCTTCTGGAACCATTATCATGCAGTCGGCAGTTAATCTGTTTGGCTCTACCGCAGTAGCAGCCTATACGGCGGCCAATAAGTTTCAGGGCATGGTACTTCAGGGTATGGTGGCTATGGGGCAGACAATGGCCACATATTCCGGTCAGAATTACGGAAAGGGAGATATCAAAAGGATTCGCCACGGTGTCAGGCTTGTGTTAGGGACCGGTGTTGTTTACTCGGTTCTCTCTTCCGTTATTGTCTGCCTGATCCTTCCTTATGCATTAAGGCTGTTTTTCTCCGGTAATGTGGACATTGGGGAAATGCTTCCATGGGCGAAAACCTATATCTATTTGTGCGCAATTTTTTATATTCCTCTTGGAATGATTTTTATATTCAGAAACACCATGCAGGGATGCGGCTATGGTTTTCTTCCCATGCTGGGAGGCGTAGTGGAGCTTGCTGCCAGGCTGGTAACAGCGGCATTGTCCATCCGGCTTTTAAGCTTTCCTCTGGCCTGTGCCTGCGATCCGGCTGCCTGGACCAGTGCCGGATTATTTACGGCAATTTCATATATTTATATTATGAAGAAGGTGGAGAAAAACAGGGAAATCAGCAGTTCTGTGTGA